Proteins encoded together in one Chitinophaga sp. LS1 window:
- the recN gene encoding DNA repair protein RecN: MLQKLTIKNYAIIEQLEVDFSGNLNVITGETGAGKSILLGALSLILGERADPGVLHSKDKKCVIEGNFKVKKSQVADFFQQHELDLEDQLIIRREISTAGKSRAFINDTPVNLSQLHELSQYLVDLHQQFDTLELEKSDFQREVLDALVNQPTALQQYQQGYGRYVAVQRELKQLHDLRNNANKELDYNKFLLDELTEASFRDHEIEELDAELKVLSHAEEIRNTLSKVYFQLKEDEQPLLQQLKQIQSSVQGLANFHKEAPAIAARLQSAYVELQDITGEIGHMNDQVQTDGARLEQLNERLSLGYRLLKKHAAQNTTELLKIQEELTGKVEGVLNLDEKLEGLEKELETLQGKLQTQAAGITAGREKAAGPFEKSVNALLAQVGMPNARLKASIVKGALNQFGQDVIEFLFDANKSGNFAPLRKVASGGELSRLMLCIKSLVAQSVALPTLIFDEIDTGISGEAARQVSFIMEGMAKGHQIICITHQPQIAGKADAHYFVFKDMKSGKVQTNVRLLTREERINHIAQMMSGEKPTAAALENARELVK, translated from the coding sequence ATGCTACAAAAACTAACAATTAAGAACTACGCCATTATTGAACAGCTGGAAGTAGACTTTTCCGGGAACCTGAACGTCATCACGGGCGAAACAGGTGCAGGTAAATCTATTCTGCTGGGCGCATTGTCATTGATACTTGGGGAGCGTGCAGATCCGGGGGTATTGCACAGCAAGGATAAGAAATGTGTGATAGAGGGGAATTTTAAGGTGAAGAAGTCGCAGGTGGCAGATTTTTTCCAGCAGCATGAACTGGACCTGGAAGATCAGCTGATCATCCGGCGTGAAATCAGCACCGCCGGTAAGTCCCGTGCTTTTATCAATGATACTCCTGTGAACCTGTCCCAGCTACACGAACTGAGTCAGTACCTGGTAGATCTGCATCAGCAGTTCGATACCCTGGAACTGGAAAAGTCCGATTTTCAGCGCGAAGTACTGGATGCCCTGGTCAACCAGCCAACAGCCCTGCAGCAATACCAGCAGGGATATGGCAGATATGTAGCCGTACAGCGGGAGCTGAAGCAGCTACATGACCTGCGTAACAATGCGAACAAAGAACTGGATTATAATAAATTCCTGCTGGACGAACTGACAGAGGCCAGCTTCAGGGATCATGAAATAGAGGAGCTGGATGCGGAGCTGAAAGTGCTGAGCCATGCAGAGGAAATCAGGAATACCCTGAGCAAAGTGTACTTCCAGTTAAAAGAAGATGAACAACCTTTATTACAACAATTAAAGCAGATACAATCATCTGTACAGGGGCTGGCTAATTTTCATAAAGAGGCGCCGGCCATCGCAGCGCGTTTGCAATCAGCATATGTAGAGTTACAGGATATAACAGGAGAGATCGGACATATGAATGACCAGGTACAAACAGATGGTGCCAGATTAGAACAGCTGAACGAACGTTTATCACTCGGGTACAGATTGCTGAAGAAGCACGCCGCACAGAATACGACCGAGCTGCTGAAGATCCAGGAAGAACTAACGGGCAAGGTAGAAGGAGTGCTGAACCTGGATGAAAAACTGGAAGGGTTAGAGAAAGAGCTGGAAACTTTACAGGGTAAGTTACAAACACAGGCAGCTGGTATTACAGCAGGCCGTGAAAAAGCGGCAGGTCCGTTCGAAAAATCTGTGAATGCTTTGCTGGCACAGGTAGGTATGCCAAATGCAAGGTTGAAAGCATCGATTGTAAAAGGTGCATTGAACCAATTTGGACAGGATGTCATAGAGTTCTTATTCGATGCGAATAAGAGCGGCAACTTCGCACCTCTCCGGAAAGTGGCGTCTGGTGGTGAGTTGAGCAGACTGATGCTGTGTATCAAATCACTGGTTGCACAGTCAGTAGCCTTGCCAACGCTGATCTTCGATGAGATAGATACAGGTATCTCAGGTGAAGCGGCCCGCCAGGTAAGCTTTATCATGGAAGGCATGGCCAAAGGGCACCAGATTATCTGTATCACGCACCAGCCGCAGATTGCGGGTAAGGCCGATGCGCATTATTTTGTGTTTAAAGATATGAAGTCAGGAAAGGTGCAGACGAATGTAAGGTTGCTGACAAGGGAGGAGAGGATCAATCATATTGCACAGATGATGAGTGGGGAAAAGCCGACGGCTGCAGCCCTGGAAAATGCGAGAGAGTTGGTAAAATAG
- a CDS encoding enoyl-ACP reductase: MAYNLLKGKKGIIFGALDENSIAWATALRCVEEGAEIVLTNAPIALRMGEINKLAEITNAPVIPADVTSLDDLNNLFTKSMEHFGGKIDFVLHSVGMSLNVRKGKPYTDLDYDFSHKTFDISAMSLHRVLQTAYKLDALNEWASVVALTYIAAQRVFPDYSEMADAKSLLESIARSFGYHYGISRKVRINTISQSPTRTTAGSGVKGFDGFINYAEKMSPLGNATAKQCADYTVSLFSDLTRMVTMQNLFHDGGFSSTGVTMDVMLQMEK, from the coding sequence ATGGCTTATAACTTATTAAAAGGAAAGAAGGGTATCATATTTGGTGCATTGGATGAAAATTCCATTGCCTGGGCAACCGCACTTCGCTGTGTGGAAGAGGGCGCTGAAATCGTGTTGACAAATGCACCTATCGCTTTACGTATGGGAGAGATCAACAAATTGGCAGAAATTACCAATGCTCCTGTAATACCAGCAGATGTGACCAGCCTTGATGACCTGAACAATCTGTTCACTAAATCCATGGAGCATTTTGGCGGTAAAATAGACTTCGTACTGCACTCTGTAGGTATGAGCCTCAATGTGCGTAAAGGAAAGCCTTATACTGACCTCGATTACGATTTCTCCCATAAAACTTTCGATATTTCAGCCATGTCCCTTCACCGGGTGTTGCAAACAGCTTATAAACTGGATGCACTGAATGAGTGGGCTTCTGTAGTAGCACTGACTTACATCGCTGCACAGCGTGTATTTCCAGACTACAGCGAAATGGCTGATGCAAAATCCCTGCTGGAATCAATAGCACGTAGCTTCGGTTACCACTATGGAATCAGCAGGAAGGTACGTATCAACACAATTTCTCAGTCACCTACCCGTACAACTGCTGGTAGCGGTGTAAAAGGTTTTGATGGTTTCATCAACTATGCTGAGAAAATGAGCCCATTGGGTAATGCAACGGCAAAACAATGTGCTGACTATACCGTATCCCTGTTCTCTGACCTGACAAGGATGGTGACCATGCAGAACCTGTTCCATGACGGTGGTTTCTCTTCTACCGGTGTAACGATGGATGTGATGCTGCAGATGGAAAAATAA
- a CDS encoding ABC transporter ATP-binding protein: MLTARNLTKNYSNLPVLKGVDVTVNKGEIVTIVGSSGAGKSTLLHILGTLDTPTSGEVWLNDVNLTALKGNALADFRNRHMGFIFQFHHLLPEFNAIENVCVPGFIAGHNKNEVKKRAAFLLETLGLADRMDHKPNELSGGEQQRVAVARALINNPDIVMADEPTGNLDSHNARELHQLFFQLRDQFKQTFIIVTHNEELAPLSDRQLVMKDGKML, translated from the coding sequence ATGCTGACCGCACGCAATCTTACCAAAAATTATTCCAACTTACCTGTTTTGAAGGGAGTGGATGTAACTGTGAACAAAGGAGAGATCGTTACGATAGTAGGATCTTCCGGAGCTGGGAAAAGCACCCTGCTGCACATTCTGGGTACCCTGGATACGCCTACCTCCGGAGAGGTCTGGCTGAATGATGTGAACCTGACAGCACTCAAAGGCAATGCACTGGCTGATTTCCGTAACCGGCATATGGGATTTATTTTTCAGTTCCATCATCTTTTACCGGAATTTAACGCGATAGAAAACGTTTGTGTACCGGGTTTTATAGCCGGTCACAATAAGAATGAAGTCAAAAAAAGGGCCGCTTTTTTGTTGGAAACTTTAGGCCTGGCTGACAGAATGGATCATAAACCCAACGAATTGTCAGGAGGAGAGCAACAAAGAGTGGCAGTCGCCAGGGCGCTGATCAATAACCCGGATATCGTGATGGCCGATGAGCCCACCGGTAACCTGGATTCGCACAATGCCCGGGAGCTGCACCAGCTGTTTTTCCAGCTAAGAGACCAGTTTAAGCAAACATTTATCATCGTTACCCACAATGAGGAACTGGCGCCGTTAAGTGACAGGCAACTGGTCATGAAGGATGGGAAAATGCTCTAA
- a CDS encoding DUF2795 domain-containing protein, whose protein sequence is MYWTLELASYLEDAPWPATKDELIDYAIRSGAPIEVIENLQELEDEGEIYEGIEDIWSDYPSQDDFFFNEDEY, encoded by the coding sequence ATGTACTGGACCTTAGAATTAGCTTCATACCTGGAGGATGCTCCATGGCCAGCTACTAAAGACGAATTAATTGATTACGCCATCCGTTCCGGTGCACCGATTGAAGTGATTGAGAATCTTCAGGAACTGGAAGACGAAGGTGAAATTTATGAGGGAATAGAAGATATCTGGTCTGATTATCCGTCACAGGATGACTTCTTCTTTAATGAAGACGAATATTAG